A part of Verrucomicrobiia bacterium genomic DNA contains:
- a CDS encoding inositol monophosphatase family protein, whose amino-acid sequence MHHPIDPKRALACAVKAARAVGKLMRKNLNSEKKINSTTAHDIKLDLDVRSQKLIGKILAAEFPRVALLGEEGITGNPDASARWVVDPIDGTVNFTYGIPHACISIALQIKVSREEPYDPDSNPDSIYPDDFITTVGVVYDPFSDELWTAIRDQPARLNGKIIHVSDRHRLREAIVSIGFAKTHTSLENTLPYFNQLVRRVRKVRIMGAAALALTYVASGRFDAYIERGIRLWDIAAGGLIVECAGGEFWNFPIKGKYAYGMITSNGRLRKKLEAIR is encoded by the coding sequence ATGCACCATCCCATTGATCCGAAGCGCGCGCTCGCCTGCGCGGTCAAAGCTGCACGCGCCGTTGGCAAATTGATGCGCAAGAACCTGAACTCCGAGAAAAAAATCAATTCTACGACGGCGCACGACATCAAGCTCGACCTCGATGTTCGCAGCCAGAAGCTCATCGGGAAAATTCTGGCGGCGGAATTTCCGCGCGTGGCGTTGCTGGGCGAGGAAGGCATCACCGGGAATCCCGACGCCAGCGCGCGCTGGGTGGTGGACCCGATTGACGGCACGGTGAATTTTACCTACGGCATTCCGCACGCGTGCATCTCCATCGCGCTGCAAATTAAAGTCTCGCGGGAAGAACCCTACGATCCAGACTCGAATCCAGACTCGATTTATCCCGATGATTTTATAACGACGGTGGGCGTCGTGTACGACCCGTTTTCCGACGAGTTGTGGACGGCCATTCGCGACCAGCCGGCACGTTTGAACGGAAAAATAATTCACGTCAGCGACCGTCATCGTTTGCGGGAGGCGATTGTTTCCATTGGCTTTGCCAAGACGCATACGAGTCTCGAGAACACCCTGCCCTATTTCAATCAACTCGTCCGGCGCGTCCGCAAAGTCCGCATCATGGGCGCGGCGGCGCTGGCCTTGACTTATGTGGCCTCGGGCCGGTTTGACGCTTATATTGAACGCGGCATCCGCCTGTGGGATATCGCGGCAGGCGGGCTGATTGTCGAATGCGCGGGCGGCGAATTTTGGAATTTTCCGATCAAGGGTAAATACGCTTACGGCATGATCACGAGCAACGGGCGGCTTCGGAAAAAACTTGAGGCCATTCGTTAA